AAGGTGTTGCATCTACAGGGGACTCACTGATTGGTTGTATGGGGGTGTCTTGAGTGGGATCTTGGGTGACCACTTCTGTTGAGGCAGCCACCTCTTCTATAGTTACTGCAATTTCCTCTGTGGCTTCTGTAACACTCTCGATCTCAGCAGGGACCTACTCGGTTGAGACTGTGGCGTTGGATCCAGGCTGTTGGGACCCTTGAAGCTTCTGATACAGGGTTTTTCTTTGATCCTGAAGAGCTATACAGAGTCTCTCCAGTTTCTGGGTCTTCAGGCTAAAAAGTGCAAACTCCTTCTCCTTCAGTGCTTTCTGCATTAGAGAACACAGCGTAGAGAACACTGAGATTTAGGACACTTTCACACTGTAAAGGGCTTTCAAGATTCTGCATGAAGGACAAAAACGCATCATTTCAACAATTTTGACGATACTGATCAAACTCTGATTTTAGGTCAACATTTTAGGCCAGACCATGGGCAACTTCCTGTAACTTTCTCTATGTAACTTTACCGTCTCTCGTTGGTCATAATTAGAAATGAGGTTTTTATGTTTCTCAGCCAGGTCATTGTTCTCTTGGCACAGTTTGTTGTTACGGCCTGGGCCTGGATGTCTGTTAGGGGGCTCTGGAAATGCGTGGTGATTTCCTTCCTTCCTCTTCAGCTCATCTTCACGAACAGTCATCCATAGGCCTATGTTTAAAAGTGCACACATTACAAGTCAGATCAGATCACAATGTTGAAATGACTGCATTGAACATCTCTTCTGATTATTCATAAGTTTACAGTCTGGGGTTGTTTATCCCCTGAGCAATGAATGTCTATCCCCATGTTCATCTGGTTAAATTTAGCCTCTTTAAAACACCTCCTGCTTT
The Xyrauchen texanus isolate HMW12.3.18 chromosome 22, RBS_HiC_50CHRs, whole genome shotgun sequence DNA segment above includes these coding regions:
- the LOC127662062 gene encoding beta-taxilin-like; this translates as MTVREDELKRKEGNHHAFPEPPNRHPGPGRNNKLCQENNDLAEKHKNLISNYDQRETKALKEKEFALFSLKTQKLERLCIALQDQRKTLYQKLQGSQQPGSNATVSTE